CGCCTCCAGCACCGCCCGCGCCGCGTCCGACGCGCCGCCCACGCGCAGCGGGATGCGCTTGCCGGGCTGCACGCCGTACTCCGCGCGGATGTTGCGCACCGCGGCGATCACCGCCTGCAGCTCCTCCATCCCCGCCTCGGCCTCCGCGTCGTCGAAGTCCGCGCGCGGGGACGGCCACGGCGCGACCATGATCGACTCGGGGTCGCCATCGGCGCGCGGCAGGCGCTGCCAGACCGCCTCGGTGATGAAGGGCACGACGGGGTGGAGGAGGCGCATCGCCCCGTCCAGCACCTCCACGAGCGTGGCGCGGGCGGCGCGCTGGCTTGCCTCGCCGCGGTCGCCGTACAGGCGCGGCTTGGCCATCTCCAGGTACCAGTCCGCCAGCTCGCCCCAGAAGAACTCGTATCCGCGCGTCGCAGCATCCTGAAGCCGGAAACGCTCCAGCGCGTTGGTGATGTCCGCCGCCGCCTTCGACAGGCGCGACAGGATCCAGCGGTCGGCCAGCTCCAGGTCGCCGCGCACCTCGTCGATTGAGACGCGGTCGCCGTCGCCCAGGTTCATCAGGGCGAACCGGCCGGCGTTCCACAGCTTGTTGGCGAAGTTGCGGCCGGGGCCGAACGCCTCCTCCAGGTCCTCGTGGTTCAGGTACTGGTCGGTGCCCGCGCCGCTTCCGGAGATCACGGTGTACCGCAGCGCGTCCGCCCCGAAGCGGCTCACCACGTCCAGCGGGTCGATGCCGTTGCCCAGCGATTTCGACATCTTCCGGCCCAGGTGGTCGCGCACCGTGCCGTTGAGATAGACGTCCGTGAACGGGATCTCACCGCGGAACTCGATGCCCGACATCACCATACGCGCGACCCAGAAGAAGAGGATCTCGGGCGCGGTGACCAGCGTGTCGGTGGGATAGAACTTCGCCAGGTCCGGCGTCTCGTCCGGCCAGCCCATGGTGGAGAACGGCCACAGCCAGGACGAGAACCACGTGTCCAGCACGTCGGGGTCCTGCTCCAGCGCCGTCCCGCCGCACTTGGGGCAGGTCGCGGGATCCTCGCGGGCGACGATCGTCTCGCCGCAGCCGTCCGACTGGCAGTAGAAGACGGGGATGCGGTGGCCCCACCACAGCTGGCGCGAGATGCACCAGTCGCGGATGTTCTCCATCCAGTGCTCGTAGATCTTGCCGAAGCGCTCCGGGTGGAAGCGCAGGCTGCCGTCGTGGTACGCGGCGAGCGCCGGCACGGCGAGCGGCTTCATGCTCACGAACCACTGGTCCGACAGGCGCGGCTCCACCACCGTGTCGCAGCGGTAGCAGTGCGGCACGGCGTGCGGATGGTTGGCCACCTTCTCCAGCAGCCCCAGCTCGTCGAACGCGGCGACCACGGCGCGGCGCGCCTCGAAGCGGTCCAGCCCGCGGAACGGCGCGGGCGCCTCGTCGTTCATCGACGCCTCGGGCGTCATCACGTTGAGCGACGGCAGGCCGAGGCGCTGCCCCATCTCGAAGTCGTTGGGATCGTGCGCCGGAGTGATCTTCACCGCGCCCGTCCCGAACTCCGGGTCCACGTACTCGTCCGCGACCACGGGAATGCGGCGGCCGGTGAGCGGCAGCTCCAACTCGGCGCCCACCAGCGCGCTGTACCGCTCATCGCCCGGGTGCACGGCGACCGCGGTGTCGCCCAGCATCGTCTCCGGACGCGTGGTGGCGACGACGAGGTACGGGCGGCCGTCGCGGAGGCGCGGCAGGCCGTTCGTGTTCGCGGAGCCTTCCGCCAGCGGGTAGCGGAGATGGTAGAGCTTGCCGTTCGTCTCCGCCGGCTC
This genomic interval from Longimicrobiaceae bacterium contains the following:
- a CDS encoding valine--tRNA ligase; this encodes GLFHANAASERDPYVIVIPPPNVTAVLHMGHGLNNTIQDVLIRWRRMQGREALWVPGTDHAGIATQNVVERLLAKEGKTRYDVGREAFVERVWEFVGKTGGVILDQLKAIGSSADWDRTRFTLDPGLSRAVREVFVRLHEKGLVYRGNRIINWCPRCLTALSDEEAEPAETNGKLYHLRYPLAEGSANTNGLPRLRDGRPYLVVATTRPETMLGDTAVAVHPGDERYSALVGAELELPLTGRRIPVVADEYVDPEFGTGAVKITPAHDPNDFEMGQRLGLPSLNVMTPEASMNDEAPAPFRGLDRFEARRAVVAAFDELGLLEKVANHPHAVPHCYRCDTVVEPRLSDQWFVSMKPLAVPALAAYHDGSLRFHPERFGKIYEHWMENIRDWCISRQLWWGHRIPVFYCQSDGCGETIVAREDPATCPKCGGTALEQDPDVLDTWFSSWLWPFSTMGWPDETPDLAKFYPTDTLVTAPEILFFWVARMVMSGIEFRGEIPFTDVYLNGTVRDHLGRKMSKSLGNGIDPLDVVSRFGADALRYTVISGSGAGTDQYLNHEDLEEAFGPGRNFANKLWNAGRFALMNLGDGDRVSIDEVRGDLELADRWILSRLSKAAADITNALERFRLQDAATRGYEFFWGELADWYLEMAKPRLYGDRGEASQRAARATLVEVLDGAMRLLHPVVPFITEAVWQRLPRADGDPESIMVAPWPSPRADFDDAEAEAGMEELQAVIAAVRNIRAEYGVQPGKRIPLRVGGASDAARAVLEAGRRALHDLARVDEMEFASANGEVGASAVLRSGTELFVPLAGVIDLEKERGRLRDELGRVTGLIGGTEKKLANESFVARAPKDVVDKEREKLASYGEQRAKLAEKLAALEGVA